In the Clostridium gelidum genome, GAACCTTAGGATATGGCAGTTTCGGAACATTCTTTAAAGTTAGCCTTCCTTTAGCTAGAAATGGATTGATTACTGCTATAATTATAACTTGGACAAACACTCTTGGAGAATTTGGCACTGCGTTAATGCTTGCTGGATCTATAAGAATGAAAACAGAAACATTACCAGTAGCAATATTTCTAAATTTATCAGGTGGAAATTTAGATAAAGCTTTAGCAGCAGCAACAATTTTAATTATCATTTCTATTATAGGATTAATTACTTTTGAATTTATATGTAAAAAAGATAACATATACTTAAAATAGTAGAAAGGGAGAGGTGGTATGCTTAATGTTAATCACGTTTATAAAAGCTTTGAAGAATTTAATCTTAAAGATATAAATTTTCAAGTAAATGACGGAGAATACTTTGTTATATTAGGACCTACAGGAACAGGAAAGACAGTTATTTTAGAATCTATAGCAGGAATGTATAATATAGATAAAGGCGATATTTATATTGATAATATTAATATTACAAAAGTGCCACCAGAAAACAGGAATATAGGACTTGTATATCAGAGTTGTTTATTATTTCCTCATTTATCAGTAAGAGAGAATATCGCTTTTGGTCTTAAAGCAAGGAAGATGAAAAAACAAGAAATTAATGCAGTTTTAGATGATATGGCTGAAATACTAAACATTAAACATTTGTTAAATAGAAAAACTAATAATTTAAGTGGTGGGGAAAAGCAAAGAGTAGCTTTTGCAAGAGCTATTGTTACAAACCCTAAAATACTTTTATTAGATGAGGTTAGTAGTGCACTAGACCCAAATACGAAAAGAGAATTCCAGATTAATTTAAAAAAAATACACAAAAGATTACATACAACAACAATTCACGTGACACATGATTTTAATGAAGCATTATATTTAGCAGATAGAATAGCTGTTATTAATAATGGACAAATATGTGAAATAGGAACACCAAAAGATATATTCAATAATCCTACAACAGAATTTGTAGCTAAATTTGTTTGTAACAATAATTTTAAGTATGGAGATGAAATATATGAGCGAATACAAATTTTATAATAATTTATTTAAACGATTTATAGAGATTGTAAAAGATAATAGTAACTATTCAGCTGTAGTCATTTAAAATTTTAATAGATATACTTTTAGGTATGGCAAATAGGGGTATCAACTTATTCTCAATACCCCTAGAAATATCTTAGTTAAACTAAGGTCGGATCGATTATATTTGAAGTAAATACTGATTTTATACAATCCAAAGTATTCAAGCTATTTTTTCGAACCGTGGATACATATCCACGAATTCTAGTAAATGCTTTTGCGCCATCTTTACTTCTAAATGTTCCAGAGATTTTTTGTTTAACCTTAGTCATTCGTAGATCACGCTCTGCAAGATTATTATCAAAAGGTATTTCAAAATCATACATAAAAGCAAGTATTTGATTTTTATAACCGCTTAATCTATTTAATAGATTAAGACTAGTACTTTTCTTTACTTTCTTTTTACTGTATGCTTTACTATTTGCTATATAATCTTCTTTGAAGCCATCTTCTAATATTTGATCATATCTTTTTTCAAAGGCTTCAATTTTATCTAAAGTTAAGGCATTGGCAGTATTCCAAGATAAATCTACTTCTTTTTTTATTTCTACTAATAGATTTTTCAAAGGCTCTGCCCATTTTTGTTTTTCTAGCTCTGATATAGCATTTAACTCTCTTAATATGTGAGCATTGCATAAAGCGTGCTCACAAGAGTATTGATGATATGTCTTCCAGCAGTCATGTACTGCTGTTCCGGTAAATTTAGGTAATATATTTATATCATCAATAGCTTCTTTACCTCGTTTTTCATGTGCTTCATAATAAGTATATTTATCATTTGAAGCAACATGTAGCCATTGGCGTTTTTTATCTATATATATTCCAGTTTCGTCATAATGTACAGCACCTTGATAATTAGTTATTGCATTTTTTATATTTTCTTCAACAAGTTCTAATTTTTCATGACAGTTATTATTAAAATTGACTATTGTACCTTGACTTAAACTTATATTAAACATATCAGAAATCAATTCAGCACCACGTTTAAACGGAATTAATTGATATTGAGTTAAATAAACAGCTATCGCTTTTACTTTATCGCCATATTGAACTGTGTTTGTTATTCCCTCAGGGAATTTACCGGTGTTTTTTCTTCTACACTTTGGACATTTTTTAACTTCTGATCTATGTTCAGTAACTTTTACTTTAGTCTCTGGTAGATCAACCACTTGTCGTACAATTATACTGTCCGGAGCTACATCCTGTAAGGATTCTCCGCAAATATCACATTTATCTACAGTGTGTACAATTATTTCATCTGGATTTTCAGTAAGCTCAAGTGTCTTTCCATCATGACCTTCTTGACCACCAGGTTTTTTGCCTGATTTAGTTCTTAAAGTTTTAGTTTTCTTTTTAAAACCATCTGTCGATGGTGGTTTGCTACTGTTATTACTATTCTTTTGAGTTTGTTTTTCTAAAGATTGAACACGCTCACCGAGAGCTTTATTTTCTTTTGAAATTTTTTCTACTTGAGAATTTAGACCTTTTATTTCATTTGTAAGTTCTTTTATAACACTCATAACTTGCGTTAATCCTTGATTATAGATTTCTATAATTTTGCCTTCGCTCACGATAGTCACCACCTTATCATTAGTTTTTTAAAAGACAATATTTATAATACCAAAAGCTAAGAATAATAGGAATAATTTTTTGAAAAATTATTTAATATATAATAAATTTATTCAATAGCTGAATAGTTACAGATAATAATTTAATGGATAATACAGTAAAAGTAACAGGAAGGGCTTTAACTTCAAAAGAAGCTATTGGCGAAACAGAAAAAAAGGACTTTCCTATATTAAAGGGAAAAGAAAAATTATTACAGGCGGACTTTAATGGAGTGAAAGGGCAAGCTTTCACAGATATGCCTGGAAATTATTCTGGAACCCTTAAAGATATAATAGAAATGCCATTAGACACTAATTTTAATATAGCAATTTATATTGCTACCTTAAATGCAGTCTGTAGATATTTAAAACTTGCAGATAAAACAATTCATTGTAGAGATAGTGGACCAGAAAAATGTTCAATAGAGTTAGAGAGTTATTTAAAATCTAGATTTGGTAATCCTAAAATAGCTTTAATAGGATACCAGCCAAGCATGTTAGATAGACTTAGTAAAAGTTTTAAAGTTAGGATAGTTGATCTAGATAAAGATAATATAAATACTGTAAAATATGGAGTTATGGTTGAAGATGGTAATAAAGATACAGAAGCTTTACTTAAATGGTGTGATGTTATTGTAGCAACTGGAAGCACTATATCAAATAATACAATAACAAGTTTATTTGTAGAGAATAAGCCAAGAATATTTTTTGGAACTACTTTAGCTGGAGCTTCTGCACTTATGGGATTAGAAAGATTTTGTCCGTGTTCAGAGTAATGAAACTTATAAGCTGTATTTCGGATAGTTAGGCACATGAAAATAAATAACAAGTCCAAAATATCCATGGCAAATGGACTTGTTATTTTTTTGATTGTGCCTTAAGTAATTGAAAAAACTTTTAAAGTGAATTTCTAAAAGAGTCAATTTGTAATATTAGTAGTTTTACTGTAAATATTACAAATTGACTCTTCATAAGGTATATGTAATTTTTAATACTATTTAATTGCTTGCAATATCTTTTGTTATCTTACATCCTATATCAATAGCTTTTGCATAATACACTGAAGTAGTTACAATTGCATTAACTCCTGTTTTAGCATATTCTTCGATATTACTTTCATTAATACCTCCAGCGGCTAAAATAACAATAGAAGGATTAATGTTTTTCAAAATATCTACATATTTTTTTAATTCATCGTATGGAATTTTATCAAATTGAAGCCCATCAATACCACATTTACAAAGTTTAATGGCCTCATCTATATTTTCCACTTCAGCTATTATCTTTTTCTCACAGACTTTAGATTTTACACTCTCTAGAATTTTTATAAGCTCATCAGTACCACCTAAGAAGTTTAAATGCTGCTTGAAAATCAATACCGTTTCTGATAATCCTAATCTATGTGAAAATCCACCTCCAGCAACAACAGCTTTTATAGATAAATCCTTTGTTCCAGGAATAACTTTTCTTGTAGTGATCACATGAAGATTTGGATTTATTTTAGATGCTTTATCAACTAAAATTTTTGTTTTTGTAGCAATTCCAGAACTGTAATCAAGAATGTTTTGTGAGACTTTCCATGCTGTATGAAGGTCTTCAGCATTTCCTTTTCCTTCAATGAAAATTTCATTTTTCTTTATTAAAGTACCAGAAGGACAAGTTTTAGTTACTTGTATGTTTAGTTTGTTAAATATTTTGGCAACTTCTTCTGTACCACAAAGTACAGCATCTTCTCTTGAAAAGAATTGTATTGTCCCTTTTTGACTACTAATGCCTAATACCAAAGTAGTTAAATCTAAGTATGGAACATCTTCTTTAATAAATCTGTCTATAAGTTCATCTGAAATATACATTTATGAGACCACCTTTTAAATTACTTTTTATTTTTAAATATTTTTATCCATTTTACTTTAATTTCTTATTATATTTTGATGAGAAAATTAGCTGTATCTATAGTTAATAGTAAGCTGTTTAAAAAAGTAAGTCAATAATTTTTGTTGGCATTTGACAATAAAAACAAAATAAAGTAATATAAAATAACAAATGCTATTAATAATTATAAAAACATAAGATGTACGATACTACGACAGCATGACTAAGGTTAAATGAGCATCAATTTAATAAATCTGAAATAGATAGATAATTTAGTTGTAAAAATATAAAAACAATGATATTTTTAGAATTGTGGAGTTAGGTATTAAGCCAGTGTAAACGATTGTGATTTAATTTGATAAAGTTTGGGGAATTTGGAGGGAGTTTAATGGGAAAAGTAGTTTCTTTAAATATTAGTGATAAAAGAGGTACTGAAAAAAAACAAGTTGTATCGGTTAATGCTATAGAAGGATTTGGTATAGAGGGGGATGCACATGCAGGAGATTGGGATAAGCAGGTAAGTCTTTTATCTATAGAAGCTTTAGATAAGGTTCCTATAGATAAAATTGAAGAAGTTGAAAAAGGTGGATTTACTGAAAATATTACAGTATCAGGTATTTCACTCCATGAGCAAAATGTGGGCTCATTAGTTCGAATCGGAGAGGCTATAATTAAAATATTACATATTGGAAAAGAAGAATATAAGGAATATGGTAGACCTTATATAGTTAGTAGAGAAGGTAGATTTGGAATAGTAATTAAAGGCGGAAAAATAAATATAGGTGATTCAGTAGAGATTATATCCGAAGATACTTTCTTATAAATTATAGATAAAGTGAGGGATAAAAATGAAGATTGCAGTGACGGCAGATGGAAAAAGCTTAGATAGTAAGGTAGCAGAAGAATTTGAAGAATGGCTTATATCTACTCATTGTTAATATGGAGGATTTTAGTATTACAGCTATAAAAAATGATAATTTATTTCAAAGCTCCTCTGGAGAAAAATTAGGGAATGAAGTGTTAAAGCATGATTGTGAGGCTTTAATAACAGGTAAAATAAAACCCTTAGCATTTAATATATTAGCAGATGCTTGTGTAACAAGATATTTTGGCATTGGCAATTCAGTTCAAAATACAATAGAATTAATGAAAAATAGATCTCTAAAATTAATAAGAAACTATGATGGAACAGAAAAATGTGATGGGCATCATAATTAGTTAAATTTCTTATATAGGGTTAGGTACAAAGGGGCATATCAAACTAGTGCGATAGCCTCTTCTTATTGTATTTTAAATACCAGAAGTTAGACTTATGGTTCTAAGTATAATGAAGCTACGTATTTAGCACGAGTTTAAGATTAAGTTACACTACCTGTTTGGGATATATATAAATCAACCTATTTTAATTAATTTTAATTGGCATTTGAGAACTAAAAATGAATAGAAGTAGAATGAAAAATGCAAAATATCGATATAAAGTAAATTAATCTATATAAGCTCTAGCGAAAACAGTAAGCGGTACTGATAAAATCATCCCCATACTTCCTGCAAGCGCTCTTAGTATTTCTACAGAAATATCTTGAAGACTAATTATATATGAAAAATTAACATTATGTCCTAAGAAAACCATTAAAGTAACAACAGAACTTCCTACATATGCTAAGATAAGCGTATTAGACATAGTTCCTATCATATCTCTTCCAATATTAAATCCAGATTCAATCAACAAAGGTTTACTTATACTAGGATTGCTTTCTTTAATCTCATTCATTGAAGTAGCTACAGACATACTCATATCTAAATTAGCACCAAGTGCACCAACCACAATACTAGAAAATAATATTCCTTGAAAATCGAATTTAATATTTGGAGAATATTTTGACAGGGATAAAAATTCTTCATAATTAATTGAAATATGAAGAGAATTGCTCATTATGAATGTAATTATGCCTGCTATTATAACACCGCCTAAAGCTCCAATAAGGCAAGAAATTGTTTTTTTATTCAATCCATTTTGTATTATTAATGAAAAAAAAGAAATAATTAGACAACAAATTATTGTTAATTTTATGGGACTATAACCACTAAGTATTCCTGGTAGCAGTAGCATATAAATTATACATATATTAAAGGCAATAGATAAGATTGCATAGAAGCCTTTTATGCCTCCTATAAAAATAACTAAGGCTATAAAAAATGCAACTAATAACAAAATATTTTTTTCTCTTGGATAATTATATATTGTTGCATTTAATTTATTATTACTACCAGCTTGAATTGATATCTGAACAAAATCATTAGGTTTTAAAGCTAATTCAGAATCATTTACAACTAAAGTATTGTCTAATATAAATTCTTTACCTTTATATTTACCTTCAGATACTAATACCTTAATTTTAGAATTTTGGTTTGGGTTAGAAAAAGTAACATTTTCAACTAAAGCCTTACAGAGTATTTTGTTATCAAGAAATGTAGCATTAGTTTTGTCCACTTTAAATGGTGAAAAAATAAATACTAGAATTAATAAAAGAAAAGTTAACATTATACGTGATAAGGAAAATTTATTGATAAATAACCACCTCGTTACTATAAAAATACAATTGATATAATATAATATATGTTGAATATTAAGAATTATTTTCAAATAAGGCATATGAAAGAAAATAATAAAAAACTATTTACAACATATTACCAAAGTGATAATATTGACTATAAACAAGAGCTAAGTGCACAAAACTCTTAAAAATTAAATATAGAATCAGCAATGAAAGGGACGAGTATTATAGAATACAGTTTCAAGAGAGGGAGTGTCACCGGCTGTAAGCATTCCAAGATATGACTATAAGAAAACTACCCTAGAGCTATGGCTTATTAGCTAGAATTAGTAAAATGCCATCGGTGAGAGTCGTTAAAAGTTTTGAGAAGAATTGAATTATTTTAATTCAATTTGGGTGGAACCACGGATATTATACATTCGTCCCAAGATAGGGACGGGTGTTTTTTTTGTATAAATAATTAATCTTATAAATAAAACTAATAAAAAGGAGTCAATAAATTATGATAAGTATAAAACTTAAAGATGGATCAATAAAAGAAATTTCTGATGAATCTAATATCTATGATCTAGCAAATTCAATTAGCAAGAATTTAGCTAAAGTTGCAATAGTTGGGGAAGTTAATGGAACCTTAGTTGATTTGAATTGTAAATTAAAAGATAATGATGAGGTAAACATTTTAACATGTGATGATGAAAAAGCAGTTGAAGTGATTAGACATTCTACTTCTCATATTATGGCTCAAGCAATTAAGAGAATTTATAAAATTTCTAAACTTGCTATAGGACCTTCAATAGAAAATGGATTTTATTATGATTTTGATATTGAAAATTCATTAAGTGCGGAGGACTTAGATAAGATTGAAGCTGAAATGAATAATATAATTAAAGAAAATTTGAAGTTTGAGAGAATTGATGTCTCTAGAGAAGAAGCAATAAGGCTAATGGAGGAAAAAGGAGAAACATACAAAGTAGAGCTTATTCGTGATTTACCAGAAAAAGAAGCTATATCTTTGTATAGGCAAGGAGATTATGTTGACCTTTGTAGAGGACCTCATATTCCTTCTACAAAATACGTGAAAGCATTTAAATTAATAAGTGTAGCTGGAGCATATTGGAGAGGCAATGAGAAAAATAAGATGCTACAAAGAGTATATGGTGTAGCATTTTCTAATAAAACATTATTAGAAACTCATTTGCATAATTTAGAGGAAGCTAAAAAAAGAGATCATAGAAAATTAGGGAAGGAACTAAAATTATTTTCTTTTGTAGAAGAAGGACCAGGGTTCCCATTTTTATTACCTAAGGGTGTAATTCTTAAAAATAATTTAATTGATTTTTGGAGAAAGTTACACTGTGAAGCAGGTTAT is a window encoding:
- a CDS encoding ABC transporter ATP-binding protein, whose protein sequence is MLNVNHVYKSFEEFNLKDINFQVNDGEYFVILGPTGTGKTVILESIAGMYNIDKGDIYIDNINITKVPPENRNIGLVYQSCLLFPHLSVRENIAFGLKARKMKKQEINAVLDDMAEILNIKHLLNRKTNNLSGGEKQRVAFARAIVTNPKILLLDEVSSALDPNTKREFQINLKKIHKRLHTTTIHVTHDFNEALYLADRIAVINNGQICEIGTPKDIFNNPTTEFVAKFVCNNNFKYGDEIYERIQIL
- the tnpC gene encoding IS66 family transposase, whose amino-acid sequence is MSEGKIIEIYNQGLTQVMSVIKELTNEIKGLNSQVEKISKENKALGERVQSLEKQTQKNSNNSSKPPSTDGFKKKTKTLRTKSGKKPGGQEGHDGKTLELTENPDEIIVHTVDKCDICGESLQDVAPDSIIVRQVVDLPETKVKVTEHRSEVKKCPKCRRKNTGKFPEGITNTVQYGDKVKAIAVYLTQYQLIPFKRGAELISDMFNISLSQGTIVNFNNNCHEKLELVEENIKNAITNYQGAVHYDETGIYIDKKRQWLHVASNDKYTYYEAHEKRGKEAIDDINILPKFTGTAVHDCWKTYHQYSCEHALCNAHILRELNAISELEKQKWAEPLKNLLVEIKKEVDLSWNTANALTLDKIEAFEKRYDQILEDGFKEDYIANSKAYSKKKVKKSTSLNLLNRLSGYKNQILAFMYDFEIPFDNNLAERDLRMTKVKQKISGTFRSKDGAKAFTRIRGYVSTVRKNSLNTLDCIKSVFTSNIIDPTLV
- a CDS encoding Rossmann-like domain-containing protein produces the protein MDNTVKVTGRALTSKEAIGETEKKDFPILKGKEKLLQADFNGVKGQAFTDMPGNYSGTLKDIIEMPLDTNFNIAIYIATLNAVCRYLKLADKTIHCRDSGPEKCSIELESYLKSRFGNPKIALIGYQPSMLDRLSKSFKVRIVDLDKDNINTVKYGVMVEDGNKDTEALLKWCDVIVATGSTISNNTITSLFVENKPRIFFGTTLAGASALMGLERFCPCSE
- the modD gene encoding ModD protein, encoding MYISDELIDRFIKEDVPYLDLTTLVLGISSQKGTIQFFSREDAVLCGTEEVAKIFNKLNIQVTKTCPSGTLIKKNEIFIEGKGNAEDLHTAWKVSQNILDYSSGIATKTKILVDKASKINPNLHVITTRKVIPGTKDLSIKAVVAGGGFSHRLGLSETVLIFKQHLNFLGGTDELIKILESVKSKVCEKKIIAEVENIDEAIKLCKCGIDGLQFDKIPYDELKKYVDILKNINPSIVILAAGGINESNIEEYAKTGVNAIVTTSVYYAKAIDIGCKITKDIASN
- a CDS encoding MOSC domain-containing protein, producing MGKVVSLNISDKRGTEKKQVVSVNAIEGFGIEGDAHAGDWDKQVSLLSIEALDKVPIDKIEEVEKGGFTENITVSGISLHEQNVGSLVRIGEAIIKILHIGKEEYKEYGRPYIVSREGRFGIVIKGGKINIGDSVEIISEDTFL
- a CDS encoding NifB/NifX family molybdenum-iron cluster-binding protein: MEDFSITAIKNDNLFQSSSGEKLGNEVLKHDCEALITGKIKPLAFNILADACVTRYFGIGNSVQNTIELMKNRSLKLIRNYDGTEKCDGHHN
- a CDS encoding YibE/F family protein, whose amino-acid sequence is MLTFLLLILVFIFSPFKVDKTNATFLDNKILCKALVENVTFSNPNQNSKIKVLVSEGKYKGKEFILDNTLVVNDSELALKPNDFVQISIQAGSNNKLNATIYNYPREKNILLLVAFFIALVIFIGGIKGFYAILSIAFNICIIYMLLLPGILSGYSPIKLTIICCLIISFFSLIIQNGLNKKTISCLIGALGGVIIAGIITFIMSNSLHISINYEEFLSLSKYSPNIKFDFQGILFSSIVVGALGANLDMSMSVATSMNEIKESNPSISKPLLIESGFNIGRDMIGTMSNTLILAYVGSSVVTLMVFLGHNVNFSYIISLQDISVEILRALAGSMGMILSVPLTVFARAYID